One genomic window of Desulfovibrio psychrotolerans includes the following:
- a CDS encoding TrmH family RNA methyltransferase, whose translation MVRERTTQRLEKLRRVLALRQKDLTLVLANIHDPHNVSAIYRSCDAFGVPRVHLYYTDTAFPTLGASSSASARKWVDTVRHKDEQSLMKALRAEGMQVLATSCTPAARPLQEYDLARPTAVIMGNEHRGVDSELVGLVDGEVYIPMYGMIQSFNVSVAAAVILSEAARQRQLAGKYDSPTYTEEEYNAILEKWVEK comes from the coding sequence ATGGTGAGAGAAAGAACTACACAAAGGCTTGAAAAGCTGCGGCGCGTGCTTGCGCTCAGGCAGAAGGATCTGACGTTGGTGCTTGCCAACATCCACGACCCGCACAATGTGTCGGCCATATACAGAAGCTGTGATGCCTTTGGTGTTCCCAGGGTGCATCTGTACTATACTGACACCGCTTTTCCCACACTGGGAGCCAGTTCGTCCGCCTCTGCGCGCAAGTGGGTGGATACTGTGCGGCACAAGGATGAGCAGAGCCTGATGAAGGCTTTGCGTGCAGAGGGCATGCAGGTGCTGGCCACCAGTTGCACACCTGCCGCAAGGCCGTTGCAGGAGTATGATCTGGCGCGGCCCACGGCTGTGATCATGGGGAACGAGCATCGGGGTGTGGACTCTGAACTGGTGGGGCTTGTGGATGGCGAGGTCTACATTCCCATGTATGGCATGATCCAGAGCTTCAATGTTTCCGTTGCCGCAGCCGTCATCCTGTCGGAAGCGGCCCGCCAACGGCAGTTGGCAGGAAAGTACGATTCTCCTACCTATACGGAAGAAGAGTACAACGCCATATTGGAAAAATGGGTGGAAAAATAA
- a CDS encoding cytochrome c maturation protein CcmE, which yields MAKQNSKSVYLAALFLFLGGVGYLLFSGFSENSVYFLNVSEAMAMPPEKLTSVRLFGTVKQEGLEQNANGLGVSFLIEDKDNKSLEMRIDFKGAVPDTFKPGVEVIVEGGLAPDGKTFAAKTLMTKCPSKYQKENREG from the coding sequence GTGGCAAAACAGAACAGTAAAAGTGTATACCTTGCCGCCCTGTTTCTTTTTCTGGGCGGTGTAGGCTACCTTCTTTTCTCGGGTTTTTCCGAAAACAGCGTCTACTTTCTGAATGTTTCCGAGGCAATGGCCATGCCGCCGGAAAAGCTGACGTCTGTGCGTCTTTTCGGCACCGTCAAGCAGGAAGGGCTGGAACAAAACGCCAACGGGCTCGGTGTCAGCTTTCTCATTGAAGACAAGGACAACAAATCTCTTGAAATGCGCATAGACTTTAAGGGAGCCGTTCCGGACACCTTCAAACCCGGGGTGGAAGTCATAGTGGAAGGCGGCCTTGCCCCGGACGGCAAGACCTTTGCCGCCAAGACCCTGATGACCAAATGTCCCTCCAAATACCAGAAAGAGAACCGGGAAGGCTGA
- a CDS encoding D-glycero-alpha-D-manno-heptose-1,7-bisphosphate 7-phosphatase: protein MSPIRNILLDRDGTVIHDKHYLSDPEQVEFLPGAVEGLRRLSAAGMRLFILTNQSGIGRGYFSEQDFLACTRRLAAMLAAHGIIVERTLHCPHAPHEKCPCRKPGIGMWDTLHRENRLVPEESVMLGDKRADVVFGLNAGLAASVLVLTGKGRVEAEKLGISGTDRLSENATVRWKAFPESEPYGPDRPYGLYGPHCVAADLDAAADWILGTTREAEQ, encoded by the coding sequence ATGTCCCCTATCCGCAACATTCTTCTGGACCGGGATGGCACGGTCATTCACGACAAACACTATCTGAGCGACCCGGAGCAGGTGGAATTTCTGCCGGGGGCTGTGGAGGGGTTGCGTCGGCTGTCCGCAGCCGGAATGCGCCTGTTCATCCTGACCAATCAGTCCGGCATCGGGCGCGGGTATTTTTCGGAGCAGGACTTTCTGGCCTGCACCCGCAGGCTGGCTGCCATGCTGGCTGCCCATGGCATTATCGTGGAGAGAACGCTGCACTGCCCGCATGCCCCCCACGAGAAATGCCCATGCCGCAAGCCGGGGATCGGCATGTGGGATACCCTGCATAGGGAGAACAGGCTCGTGCCAGAAGAAAGCGTGATGCTGGGTGACAAGCGGGCGGATGTCGTGTTCGGTCTGAACGCGGGCCTTGCCGCGTCGGTGCTCGTGCTTACGGGCAAGGGGCGGGTCGAGGCGGAGAAGCTGGGAATATCCGGCACAGACCGCTTGTCCGAAAATGCAACCGTCCGCTGGAAAGCGTTCCCGGAATCTGAGCCATACGGGCCAGACCGGCCATACGGGCTATACGGGCCGCACTGTGTGGCTGCTGATCTGGACGCCGCCGCGGACTGGATTCTCGGAACAACGCGGGAGGCGGAGCAATGA
- a CDS encoding energy-coupling factor ABC transporter ATP-binding protein yields MTHTPSAVSACTSSGGQQNPSVLLETLDIAYTYPGASAPALKDASLRIEQGMRIGVMGHNGSGKTTLFHIIMGLVTPHAGEVRFLQRPMRTEKDFRQLRREVGLLFQQSDDQLFCPTVLEDVAFGPLNLGKTPDEARDIARETLRNVGLRNFEQRITHRLSGGEKKMVALAAVLAMQPQVLLLDEPTNDLDPHTREHLIEQLNALPVTRCIISHDWDFLERTCSSFVSLRQGSVHKTDHVPHVHVHIHDGGDTEHRHEDHD; encoded by the coding sequence ATGACGCATACGCCTTCCGCCGTTTCAGCCTGCACATCGTCAGGCGGGCAGCAGAATCCTTCCGTCCTGCTGGAGACGCTCGACATTGCCTACACCTATCCCGGAGCATCCGCGCCCGCCCTCAAAGATGCCTCCCTGCGGATTGAACAGGGAATGCGAATAGGAGTTATGGGGCACAATGGCAGCGGCAAGACCACCCTGTTTCACATCATCATGGGGTTGGTTACGCCGCACGCGGGCGAGGTGCGCTTTCTGCAACGGCCCATGCGCACGGAAAAAGACTTCCGGCAACTGCGCAGGGAAGTGGGGCTGCTGTTCCAGCAATCGGATGATCAGCTGTTCTGCCCCACGGTGCTGGAAGACGTGGCCTTCGGGCCGTTGAATCTGGGCAAGACGCCTGACGAAGCGCGGGATATTGCCAGAGAAACGCTGCGCAACGTGGGGCTGCGCAACTTTGAACAGCGCATTACCCACAGGCTTTCCGGCGGTGAGAAGAAAATGGTTGCGCTGGCGGCAGTGCTCGCCATGCAGCCGCAGGTGCTGCTGCTGGACGAACCCACAAATGATCTGGACCCGCACACCCGCGAGCACCTTATTGAACAGCTCAACGCGCTGCCGGTAACGCGCTGCATCATCTCCCACGACTGGGATTTTCTGGAACGCACATGCAGCAGCTTTGTTTCGCTGCGTCAGGGCAGCGTACACAAGACGGATCATGTTCCGCATGTGCATGTGCACATCCATGACGGCGGAGATACCGAACACAGGCACGAAGACCACGATTAA
- a CDS encoding CNNM domain-containing protein: MLELTLAVTIALLVSSYCSVAEAVLYSVPWSYIERLRASGHRSGELLYKLRKHIENPITAVLTLNTVAHTAGAAVAGAAFADVFGARYMAIFAGLFTIAVLVISEILPKTIGVAYARPLAPIIAPQLNALVWLLKPIIVVCGALSRLFTPSKSGPHTNEDDIRAVVSLSQRSGTIKPYEETAIRNILSLDHKRVEDIMTPRTVTFSLSANLTVREAKEKGDFWHYSRIPVYDEHNEDMVGIVLRRAILEELAADRHETKLSEIMRPVQFILESVTLDKLLENFLETRMHLFVVLDEYGGVSGVVSLEDVVEEILGKEIVDETDRVEDMRQLARRKRGQLSKGSGI, encoded by the coding sequence ATGTTGGAACTGACCCTGGCAGTAACCATAGCTCTGCTTGTTTCTTCCTATTGTTCCGTGGCGGAAGCCGTGCTTTACTCTGTCCCGTGGAGCTATATAGAACGCCTACGCGCCAGCGGCCATCGTTCAGGAGAACTGCTTTATAAGCTTCGCAAGCACATTGAGAACCCGATAACCGCCGTCCTCACACTGAACACCGTAGCGCACACGGCAGGGGCAGCCGTGGCGGGAGCGGCTTTTGCCGATGTGTTCGGTGCCAGATACATGGCTATTTTTGCAGGACTTTTCACCATAGCAGTGCTTGTTATCTCCGAAATCCTGCCCAAGACCATAGGAGTAGCCTACGCACGCCCGCTTGCGCCAATCATAGCGCCACAGCTCAACGCACTGGTGTGGCTTCTCAAACCAATCATTGTAGTATGCGGAGCCTTGTCGCGACTGTTTACTCCGAGCAAAAGCGGCCCGCACACCAATGAAGACGACATACGGGCAGTTGTGAGCCTTTCTCAACGGTCCGGCACCATTAAGCCGTATGAAGAAACCGCCATCCGCAACATTCTCTCGCTGGACCACAAGCGTGTGGAAGACATAATGACCCCGCGCACGGTCACCTTCTCCCTTTCGGCAAATCTGACCGTACGTGAAGCAAAGGAAAAGGGCGACTTCTGGCATTACAGCCGCATCCCCGTATATGACGAACACAACGAAGACATGGTGGGCATTGTACTGCGCCGCGCCATTCTTGAAGAACTTGCTGCCGACAGGCATGAAACCAAGCTCTCGGAAATAATGCGCCCCGTGCAGTTTATTCTGGAATCCGTAACACTCGATAAACTGCTGGAAAACTTTCTGGAAACGCGCATGCACCTGTTTGTGGTTCTAGACGAATACGGCGGGGTTTCCGGCGTGGTGAGCCTTGAAGACGTGGTGGAGGAGATTCTGGGCAAGGAGATAGTGGACGAGACCGACCGCGTGGAAGACATGCGCCAACTGGCCCGCCGCAAACGGGGACAGTTGAGCAAGGGGTCAGGAATATAG
- a CDS encoding sodium:proton antiporter, translated as MLPALAVAAGADAPHLDGGELSALWVIPFACMLLSIAIFPLAAPHFWHHHFGKVSAFWALAFLIPFTIQFGFSLALYETLHTLFLEYIPFIILLFALFTVAGGVRLTGTLVGTPMLNTIILIIGTLLASWMGTTGAAMLLIRPLLRANAHRKYRVHTVVFFIFLVANIGGSLTPLGDPPLFLGFLKGVSFFWTTIHMFLPMMFLLCLLLPAYFIMDTILFGKEGKPMPKNAGAEAGEKFGMEGKVNLLLLLGVVGSVLLSGMWRPGVYVDVYHTHVELQNIVRDLLLLTIAGLSLKLTDPESRRKNDFNWFPIVEVGKLFAGIFISMIPAIAILKAGTSGALAGIINLVTRDGEPVNDMYFWLTGSLSAFLDNAPTYLVFFNTAGGDAVYLMDHVETLIAISMGAVFMGAMTYIGNAPNFMVRSIAEDQGVKMPSFFGYMAWSVAFLIPCFILLSIIFI; from the coding sequence ATGCTGCCCGCACTGGCTGTTGCCGCCGGTGCCGACGCACCGCATCTGGACGGCGGCGAACTTTCCGCCCTCTGGGTCATTCCCTTTGCCTGCATGCTGCTCTCCATCGCCATTTTTCCTCTGGCTGCCCCTCACTTCTGGCACCACCATTTCGGAAAAGTTTCGGCATTCTGGGCGCTTGCATTCCTCATTCCCTTTACCATCCAGTTCGGTTTCTCCCTTGCGCTGTATGAGACCCTGCATACGCTGTTCCTTGAATACATTCCGTTCATCATCCTGCTGTTCGCCCTGTTCACTGTGGCGGGCGGCGTGCGGCTCACGGGTACGCTCGTGGGCACCCCGATGCTGAACACCATCATCCTGATCATAGGCACCCTGCTGGCAAGCTGGATGGGAACCACCGGCGCAGCCATGCTGCTTATCCGTCCCCTGCTGCGCGCCAACGCGCACCGCAAGTACCGGGTGCACACCGTTGTGTTTTTCATCTTCCTTGTCGCCAACATAGGCGGCTCCCTGACGCCGCTGGGCGACCCGCCGCTGTTCCTGGGCTTCCTGAAGGGTGTTTCCTTCTTCTGGACCACCATTCACATGTTCCTGCCCATGATGTTCCTGCTCTGCCTGCTGCTTCCTGCCTACTTCATCATGGACACCATCCTGTTCGGCAAGGAAGGCAAGCCCATGCCCAAGAACGCCGGTGCTGAAGCAGGCGAAAAGTTCGGCATGGAAGGCAAGGTTAACCTGCTGCTCCTGCTCGGCGTTGTCGGCTCCGTGCTGCTTTCCGGCATGTGGCGTCCCGGCGTGTATGTTGACGTTTACCACACGCATGTGGAACTGCAGAACATTGTGCGCGATCTTCTGCTGCTCACCATCGCAGGGCTTTCCCTCAAGCTTACCGACCCGGAAAGCCGTCGCAAGAACGACTTCAACTGGTTCCCCATTGTGGAAGTGGGCAAGCTCTTCGCGGGCATATTCATTTCCATGATTCCCGCTATTGCCATCCTGAAGGCGGGAACCAGCGGCGCGCTTGCCGGCATAATCAATCTGGTCACGCGCGACGGCGAACCTGTGAACGATATGTACTTCTGGCTCACCGGCTCCCTGTCTGCATTCCTTGACAATGCGCCGACCTACCTGGTGTTCTTCAACACCGCAGGTGGTGACGCCGTATACCTTATGGACCATGTGGAAACCCTGATTGCCATCTCCATGGGCGCGGTGTTCATGGGAGCCATGACCTACATAGGCAACGCTCCCAACTTTATGGTCCGCTCCATCGCAGAAGATCAGGGTGTGAAAATGCCCAGCTTCTTCGGCTACATGGCATGGTCCGTAGCGTTCCTGATTCCCTGCTTCATTCTCTTGTCTATCATCTTCATATAG
- a CDS encoding glycosyltransferase family 9 protein, giving the protein MSVIGVWNTAFLGDAVLTLPLIRTLKAAYPHSAIHFYVRRGLKGLFEAQPELDAVYEYDKRGGENGLGAAVAMGRRLAACNYSLWISAHSSVRSGIIARWTSARTRIGYNRPFINNWFYTHTVDRSFDRLDEIERLLQLVKPLGIEHMEHWPEMVLPHEAYAAAATFWRQHVTRPVLGVHPGSVWGTKRWPAAGFAQVVRRAAEAGAQVLLFGGPGEEAMAREVLELSGVGDGMGGPGMVTDLSGQLSLPVLAAYLGRLNCYVTNDSGPMHIAWAQRTPVTAIFGPTVRALGFFPRGNGSTVLEADVPCRPCGLHGPQTCPKGHFDCMKNVTPDRVWEDVQPKLFSPRQDI; this is encoded by the coding sequence ATGAGCGTCATCGGTGTATGGAATACGGCGTTTTTGGGAGATGCGGTGCTCACGCTGCCGCTCATCCGCACGCTGAAGGCTGCGTATCCCCATTCCGCCATTCATTTTTACGTGCGCAGGGGGTTGAAGGGGCTGTTCGAGGCGCAACCGGAGCTGGACGCCGTGTATGAATACGACAAGCGCGGGGGAGAGAACGGCCTCGGCGCTGCCGTTGCCATGGGACGCAGGCTTGCCGCCTGCAACTATTCCCTGTGGATTTCGGCCCATTCAAGTGTGCGCAGCGGCATTATTGCCCGCTGGACCAGCGCGCGCACGCGCATAGGGTACAATCGTCCTTTCATCAACAACTGGTTCTATACCCACACGGTGGACCGGAGCTTTGACAGGCTTGATGAAATCGAGCGTCTGCTGCAACTGGTGAAACCGCTGGGAATTGAGCATATGGAGCATTGGCCGGAGATGGTGCTCCCGCATGAAGCCTATGCTGCCGCTGCCACGTTCTGGCGCCAGCATGTGACCCGGCCCGTTCTGGGCGTGCATCCCGGTTCCGTGTGGGGCACAAAACGCTGGCCCGCCGCAGGCTTTGCGCAGGTTGTGCGCCGCGCGGCAGAAGCAGGGGCGCAGGTGCTGCTCTTCGGCGGTCCCGGCGAGGAAGCCATGGCCCGCGAGGTGCTCGAACTGAGCGGAGTGGGAGACGGCATGGGCGGTCCGGGCATGGTGACCGATCTTTCCGGGCAGCTTTCGCTGCCGGTTCTTGCGGCCTATCTGGGCAGGCTGAACTGCTATGTGACCAATGACTCAGGCCCCATGCACATTGCATGGGCGCAGCGCACTCCTGTCACCGCCATTTTTGGCCCTACGGTACGCGCGTTGGGCTTTTTCCCGCGCGGCAACGGCTCCACAGTGCTGGAGGCAGACGTCCCATGCCGTCCGTGCGGTCTGCACGGCCCGCAAACCTGTCCCAAGGGCCACTTCGACTGCATGAAAAACGTTACGCCGGACCGGGTGTGGGAGGACGTGCAGCCCAAGTTGTTTTCGCCGCGTCAAGACATCTGA
- a CDS encoding glycosyltransferase family 2 protein: MPEHTSTRLSIIIPVWNRWDLTEACLRSLRAHTPGNFFDVIVVDNHSEDTTATALQPLGESLFGERFLRLRLLRNEGFGPACNAGAKAARSPMLFFLNNDTLLTENWLPPLLKAMSSDARTGAAGPLLLYPDSDRVQHCGIAFTPSLRTEHLYANFPASHPAVHAKRTLQAITGAAFMVTKELFLACGGFFPGYRNGSEDLELCCRIREAGRRLEVVAESRIYHLESQTPGRGDDDPANAALLNERCKGCFGPDVHRLGRRDGYEMALTPWLESYLVLPAEREQALTESLTSPFDAAACWSMLQKEPLWHTGYSLLAAVLEQHGKFAEASGLRLLQTNFFPMLPHYRQLASTAAKAGNLSLAKQAVDKAEHVSSLLEDPGPLIKKAAGLANWARKAGEADLQRLYENWLRDLGVL, encoded by the coding sequence ATGCCCGAACACACAAGCACCCGCCTCAGCATCATCATACCCGTATGGAACCGCTGGGATCTCACAGAGGCCTGCCTGCGCAGCCTGCGCGCGCACACGCCCGGCAATTTTTTCGATGTGATCGTGGTGGACAACCACTCGGAAGATACCACCGCCACCGCGCTGCAACCGCTGGGCGAAAGCCTTTTCGGAGAACGGTTCCTGCGCCTGCGCCTTTTGCGGAACGAAGGATTCGGCCCCGCCTGCAACGCGGGGGCGAAGGCGGCACGCAGCCCGATGCTCTTTTTCCTGAACAATGACACCCTGCTCACGGAGAACTGGCTGCCGCCGCTGCTCAAAGCCATGTCCTCCGACGCCCGGACGGGCGCGGCAGGCCCGCTGCTCCTTTATCCTGATTCTGACAGGGTGCAGCATTGCGGCATAGCGTTCACCCCGTCGCTGCGCACGGAACACCTCTACGCGAATTTTCCCGCCAGCCACCCCGCCGTACACGCCAAGCGCACCTTGCAGGCCATTACAGGTGCGGCGTTCATGGTGACAAAAGAACTGTTTCTGGCCTGCGGGGGGTTCTTTCCGGGCTACCGCAACGGTTCTGAAGATCTTGAATTGTGCTGCCGCATCCGGGAAGCGGGCAGGCGGCTGGAGGTGGTTGCGGAAAGCCGCATATACCATCTGGAAAGCCAGACCCCCGGACGGGGAGATGATGACCCGGCCAACGCCGCCCTGCTCAACGAACGGTGCAAGGGCTGTTTCGGGCCTGACGTACACCGGCTGGGACGGCGAGATGGCTACGAGATGGCCCTTACCCCGTGGCTGGAATCCTATCTGGTATTGCCGGCGGAACGGGAACAGGCGCTCACCGAGTCGCTGACCAGCCCCTTTGACGCCGCTGCCTGCTGGAGCATGCTGCAAAAGGAGCCGCTCTGGCATACGGGCTACAGCCTGCTCGCCGCCGTGCTGGAACAGCACGGCAAATTCGCGGAGGCAAGCGGCCTGCGCCTTTTGCAGACCAATTTCTTTCCCATGCTCCCGCACTACAGGCAGCTTGCCTCTACCGCCGCCAAAGCGGGCAATCTGTCTCTGGCCAAACAGGCGGTGGACAAAGCGGAACACGTTTCATCGCTGCTGGAAGACCCCGGCCCGCTGATCAAAAAGGCGGCAGGACTGGCCAACTGGGCGCGCAAGGCAGGGGAAGCTGACCTGCAACGCCTCTACGAAAACTGGCTGCGCGATCTCGGCGTTCTGTAG
- the cbiQ gene encoding cobalt ECF transporter T component CbiQ, with protein sequence MLDEPFSLGSSRLHRMDARCKLPVACLCALVFALIQSPEAAAAALGYAVLLVAVARLPLFSLLKRLAVVNIFIGLLWLFLPFSTPGTPVTTLGPFTATHEGLQLATLITLKSNAIVLSFIALAATSSITAMGGALRALRVPDKLSLLFLFTWRYVHVIAQEYSRLHTAAKVRGFVPSTAMHTYRTYANLAAMVLIRSWDRAERVNDAMRLRGFTGTFRSLRPAPLSGGDAAIAVLLSLPPLVYGLSRLISTLMPISGTS encoded by the coding sequence ATGCTGGACGAGCCGTTCTCTCTGGGCAGCAGCCGCCTGCACCGTATGGATGCCCGCTGCAAGCTGCCCGTTGCCTGCCTGTGCGCCCTTGTCTTCGCCCTGATACAGTCACCCGAAGCGGCTGCCGCTGCCCTTGGCTATGCCGTCCTGCTGGTTGCCGTGGCAAGGCTGCCCCTGTTTTCCCTGCTGAAACGCCTTGCCGTGGTCAATATTTTTATCGGGCTTCTCTGGCTCTTTCTGCCCTTTTCCACACCGGGCACCCCCGTTACCACCCTCGGGCCGTTCACGGCCACGCACGAAGGTTTGCAGCTTGCCACCCTCATCACCCTGAAATCAAATGCCATAGTGCTCTCTTTTATCGCCCTTGCGGCTACCTCGTCCATCACTGCCATGGGCGGGGCACTCCGCGCCCTGCGTGTGCCGGACAAACTCTCGCTGCTGTTTCTCTTCACGTGGCGCTATGTCCATGTCATCGCACAGGAATACTCCCGGCTGCATACGGCGGCAAAGGTGCGGGGCTTTGTTCCTTCCACCGCCATGCATACCTACCGCACCTACGCTAATCTGGCCGCCATGGTGCTGATACGCAGTTGGGACCGGGCGGAAAGGGTAAACGACGCCATGCGCCTGCGGGGATTCACCGGCACGTTTCGCTCCCTGCGCCCGGCACCGTTGTCCGGAGGCGATGCAGCCATTGCGGTGCTGCTTTCGCTCCCCCCGCTTGTGTACGGACTCTCCCGGCTTATTTCCACCCTCATGCCCATTTCAGGAACATCATGA